In a genomic window of Pieris brassicae chromosome 7, ilPieBrab1.1, whole genome shotgun sequence:
- the LOC123711868 gene encoding probable cytochrome P450 6a18 produces the protein MFIILFTISVVLCYFYSLRQFNYFSKKHIKYDRPLPIFGNHLQVVFSKKTEDEMLNALYKKYPNEKVVGYYKGTKPIVVIRDLEIIKHVLSLNFLEFTDRSLQSNTKIDPLMRNIFTEVGDTWKITRNYLTPAFSSSKLKKMVALIVDCTHKLVNVAHNLALEEKEFDACNLSARFTIDVIGACGFGIDMKSMNNEHSLFLHLRDILFIKSKMRSLISGFYDLFPNIFPKRMRFKRSNVQQIIKKIFDSVCSQKTDDTRTDDFLDMMLKLRQIGKLSGDSMEVDENGKKKKVEIEFDEDRMLAQLYIFFVAGFETSSTVMGYAMHQLAYHPEIQIEVQQEIDEILAKNDNKLCYQSLSEMNLLEQVTKEALRLFPPGAALGRICTKDFVIPELNILIEAGTTVGIPVYGIQTDPQFFENPLKFNPKRFSHEASQNRHKYVFLPFGEGPRKCIGARFGTLIVMAGLAVVLEKFTIKSSPSSTINIKVNPASYVVQSIEGGLPVQLNLRKK, from the exons atgtttataatattatttacaatatcagtagttttgtgttatttttatagcctaaggcaatttaattatttttcaaaaaagcatattaaatatgatagaCCTTTACCAATATTCGGCAACCATCTTCAGGTTGTATTTTCGAAGAAGACTGAAGatgaaatgttaaatgctctttacaaaaaatatccaaATGAAAAGGTTGTTGGATACTACAAAGGAACTAAACCGATAGTCGTTATTCGAGATTTGGAAATCATAAAACACGTATTAAGCTTAAATTTTCTTGAATTTACTGATCGGAGTCTACAGAGTAACACAAAAATTGACCCGTTAATGCGAAACATCTTTACTGAGGTCGGCGATACATGGAAAATTACTAGAAATTACCTTACGCCAGCATTTTCTAgtagcaaattaaaaaaaatggtagcCTTGATAGTGGACTGTACACACAAATTAGTCAACGTTGCGCATAATCTTGCTTTAGAGGAAAAAGAATTTGATGCTTGCAATTTGTCCGCTCGATTTACAATAGATGTAATCGGTGCTTGTGGCTTTGGCATTGACATGAAATCAATGAACAATGAACATTCACTTTTCTTGCACCTTCGGGATATCCTAttcataaaatctaaaatgagGAGCCTTATATCCGGTTTTTACGATCTTTTCCCTAATATCTTTCCGAAAAGAATGCGATTCAAAAGATCAAATGTTCaacagataataaaaaaaatatttgacagtgTTTGCAGTCAAAAAACAGATGATACAAGAACTGATGATTTTTTGGATATGATGCTGAAATTAAGACAAATAGGAAAATTATCTGGAGACTCTATGGAAGTAGATGAAAACGGTAAGAAGAAAAAAGTTGAAATTGAATTTGATGAGGATCGAATGCTGGCTcaattgtacatatttttcGTGGCCGGTTTTGAAACGTCATCGACAGTCATGGGCTATGCTATGCATCAACTAGCGTACCACCCTGAGATCCAAATCGAGGTACAACAAGAAATTGATGAAATTCTCGccaaaaatgataataaacttTGTTACCAATCACTATCTGAGATGAATTTATTGGAACAGGTAACAAAGGAAGCATTGAGACTGTTTCCACCCGGTGCTGCGCTTGGAAGGATTTGTACAAAAGATTTCGTCATACCAGAACTTAATATTCTGATTGAGGCTGGTACAACAGTTGGTATACCAGTATATGGAATCCAAACTGACCCACAATTCTTTGAAAACCCACTAAAATTCAATCCAAAACGATTTTCTCACGAAGCGTCGCAGAATCGCCACAAATACGTTTTTTTACCATTTGGAGAGGGGCCTAGAAAATGTATAG GAGCTCGATTTGGAACTCTGATCGTGATGGCAGGTTTAGCAGTGGTTCTCGAGAAATTCACCATTAAATCTTCACCCTCctcaactataaatataaaagtgaaTCCAGCCTCTTACGTCGTACAAAGTATCGAAGGAGGGCTCCCAGTACAgcttaatttaagaaaaaaataa